Proteins from one Sphingopyxis terrae subsp. terrae NBRC 15098 genomic window:
- a CDS encoding NAD(P)/FAD-dependent oxidoreductase has protein sequence MTPFSAGEGSAIDVLIVGAGPAGLTAALYLARYRRKVRVVHDGRSRALWVPRSRNVPGFPDGIAGRDLITRMSDHATRYGAEIVERRVVAIARHEDRTMFHARLEGGGTVNARGLILATGVDTNLAKLDGGDHNAAVRNGVLRYCPICDGFEHSNERIAVLGSDLHGAAEAMFLRQYSSDVTLIPKWQVALTEAQRRELAASGVDVIEGRVLRLEATEDEMLVAIEGETAPRRFDTVYPAFGSTPRSELAAMLDPLTDPKGCIPFSAFSDGLLPGIYAAGDVIEGLDQISVATGQGAMAATRLHNWLREQDGNVMVDQKQSEKATRGET, from the coding sequence ATGACGCCGTTTTCTGCAGGCGAAGGATCGGCGATCGATGTATTGATCGTCGGCGCGGGGCCAGCCGGTCTGACGGCCGCACTGTATCTCGCGCGCTACCGGAGAAAAGTACGTGTGGTACATGACGGACGTTCGCGCGCCCTGTGGGTGCCGCGTTCGCGCAATGTCCCTGGATTTCCGGACGGCATCGCGGGTCGCGATCTCATCACGCGCATGAGCGATCATGCCACGCGTTACGGCGCCGAGATAGTCGAGCGCCGGGTTGTCGCAATCGCCCGGCACGAGGACCGGACGATGTTTCACGCGCGCCTCGAAGGCGGGGGTACCGTCAACGCGCGCGGTCTGATCTTGGCGACGGGCGTCGACACCAATCTCGCGAAGCTCGACGGCGGGGATCATAACGCGGCGGTTCGGAACGGGGTGCTTCGCTATTGCCCGATCTGCGACGGCTTCGAACATAGCAACGAGCGGATCGCGGTTCTCGGCTCCGACCTGCATGGCGCCGCAGAGGCGATGTTCCTGCGGCAATATTCGAGCGACGTCACGCTGATCCCGAAATGGCAGGTTGCGCTCACCGAAGCGCAGCGGCGCGAACTCGCGGCGAGCGGTGTCGATGTTATCGAAGGCCGGGTGCTGCGACTTGAGGCTACTGAGGACGAGATGCTTGTTGCCATCGAGGGGGAAACCGCGCCGCGCCGGTTCGATACGGTCTATCCCGCGTTCGGATCGACACCCCGCAGCGAACTAGCGGCGATGCTGGATCCGCTGACCGATCCAAAGGGTTGCATTCCGTTCAGCGCCTTTTCGGACGGACTGCTTCCCGGCATCTATGCCGCGGGCGACGTCATCGAAGGTCTCGATCAAATCAGCGTCGCGACGGGACAGGGCGCGATGGCGGCGACGCGGCTCCACAATTGGCTGCGCGAACAGGATGGGAATGTGATGGTCGACCAGAAACAGTCAGAGAAAGCGACACGCGGCGAAACCTAA
- a CDS encoding glycoside hydrolase family 130 protein translates to MVHLVHDELRLHADPTRVVVRPFHLAWQASGPDLERVKRLAREIVALDTRTVRAELGVVLRDFADRHWQIEKVFEDRFKQIEPKLGLEALTLKHEMRLLIGAYFCHEYSYAAAAVMNPSVVRHPDQTGLGEGCIRILLSLRAVGEGHISTIAFREGIVTGDRELTLMPQPAFATAAMPGQHREDKPDDVVSLYRQKDSSLSGTVIFPITEAQRNGLEDLRLLEFERDSGKSEWIGTYTAYSGRDIQSELLRTRDFKDFTLTPIKGKAGRNKGMALFPRKIDGQFCMIGRQDGKNLYLLRSDAVDQWEDGELLLEPRFPWELIQIGNCGAPIELDEGWLVLTHGVGAMRKYSIGAVLLDKADPSKVIGRTANPILSAADEDREGYVPNVVYTCGAIRVGDDIFLPYGVADSSVCFAFVAITEILAAMDYPARAAQ, encoded by the coding sequence ATGGTGCATCTGGTCCACGACGAATTGCGGCTCCACGCGGACCCGACGCGCGTTGTCGTCCGGCCTTTTCACCTCGCATGGCAAGCTTCCGGCCCCGATCTTGAGCGCGTGAAGCGTCTGGCACGCGAAATCGTTGCGCTCGATACGCGCACCGTGCGCGCCGAACTCGGCGTGGTCCTGCGCGATTTCGCCGATCGGCACTGGCAGATCGAGAAGGTGTTCGAGGACCGTTTCAAGCAGATCGAACCGAAGCTCGGTCTCGAAGCCCTGACGCTGAAGCACGAGATGCGTCTCTTGATCGGCGCCTATTTTTGCCACGAATATAGCTACGCCGCAGCGGCGGTGATGAACCCCAGCGTCGTGCGCCATCCCGACCAGACGGGCCTGGGGGAAGGTTGCATCCGAATCCTGCTGTCGCTGCGGGCGGTCGGCGAAGGCCATATTTCGACGATCGCCTTTCGGGAGGGGATCGTCACGGGCGACCGCGAACTGACTCTGATGCCGCAGCCGGCTTTCGCCACTGCGGCGATGCCGGGTCAGCATCGCGAGGACAAGCCCGACGATGTCGTTTCGCTCTACCGTCAGAAGGACAGCTCACTGTCCGGAACCGTGATCTTTCCGATCACCGAGGCGCAGCGCAACGGTCTCGAGGATCTCCGGCTGCTCGAGTTCGAGCGCGACAGCGGCAAGAGCGAATGGATAGGGACCTACACGGCCTACAGCGGCCGGGACATCCAGTCGGAACTGCTCCGGACCCGCGATTTCAAAGATTTCACCCTGACCCCTATCAAAGGCAAGGCGGGGCGTAACAAGGGTATGGCGCTTTTCCCGCGCAAGATCGACGGGCAATTTTGCATGATCGGTCGGCAGGACGGCAAGAATCTCTACTTGCTGCGCTCGGACGCGGTCGATCAGTGGGAGGACGGCGAACTGCTGCTCGAACCACGCTTTCCATGGGAGCTAATCCAGATCGGCAATTGCGGCGCGCCGATCGAGCTCGACGAGGGCTGGCTGGTGCTCACGCACGGCGTTGGTGCGATGCGCAAATATTCGATCGGCGCCGTGCTGCTCGACAAGGCCGATCCGTCAAAGGTGATCGGACGTACCGCCAACCCCATCCTCTCCGCCGCCGACGAGGATCGCGAGGGCTATGTCCCCAATGTCGTGTACACCTGCGGCGCGATCCGCGTCGGCGACGATATCTTCCTCCCCTATGGCGTCGCGGACAGCTCGGTCTGCTTTGCGTTCGTCGCGATAACGGAAATCCTCGCGGCCATGGATTATCCGGCGCGGGCCGCACAATGA
- a CDS encoding glycosyltransferase family 4 protein: MALVGGFIPRRCGIATFTADVRASLAEAAPDLVVDVYAMAPAAAPILFDPVVRGIITEGDVSSFIDAARQIEASCADIVWLQHEFGLFGGSAGDMILELVDRVAAPLVVTLHTVLAEPDADQRRVMDRLIARAARIFVMSERSGDLLRSVYRADEDQIALIAHGVPDRPFGRASQFKPRFGFAGKQVALTFGLLSPGKGIEAVIEALPAIVEDHPDFLYCIAGATHPNLLAHEGEAYRDRLEALAVSLGVDAHVRWIDAFMETDDLLDLLEAADIYITPYTGAQQSTSGTLAYAVALGKAVISTPYVHAVELLADNHGVLVPFNDSEAIANEVRFLLGDADRLRTLQGRAYDRGRDMIWPAFAERSCALIAESRVVPKAAPIPDRIGIEGFLRICDDTGILQHSVHMIPDRAHGYCVDDNARALMLMHRLGEDALGRCGQLATVFAAFVQHAWNPDRGEFRNFMGFGGNWLEDVGSEDSCGRTLWALGATARDARDPGLRQWALELFERTAASALDFGSPRAIAFALLGADFVLAGHPEHDLANRLLRSGAERLNALYGAAARPDWQWFEPVLAYDNCRLPEAMLRAGVRLERADVTACGVATLRWINDLQIAPHGHYRPIGSDCFGQAYALPRPFDQQPLEVWAAIDAASAAYDVTGDDIWLAHARRAYEWFTGANDRGVIVGDVLTGTSKDGINPRGLNLNEGAESVLAYQHATYSIRDFIRKVD; this comes from the coding sequence ATGGCATTGGTCGGCGGATTTATCCCCCGACGCTGCGGTATCGCGACCTTCACCGCGGACGTCCGTGCATCGCTTGCCGAAGCCGCGCCTGATCTTGTGGTCGATGTCTATGCGATGGCGCCGGCTGCGGCCCCCATCCTGTTCGATCCAGTGGTTCGCGGAATCATAACCGAAGGGGATGTTAGCAGCTTCATCGACGCGGCCCGGCAGATCGAGGCGAGTTGCGCTGACATTGTCTGGCTGCAGCACGAGTTTGGACTGTTCGGAGGATCCGCGGGTGACATGATCCTTGAACTGGTCGATCGCGTTGCTGCGCCGCTGGTGGTAACGCTGCACACGGTGCTGGCCGAGCCGGATGCTGATCAGCGCCGCGTTATGGATCGGCTGATTGCACGCGCGGCGCGGATCTTCGTCATGTCCGAACGCTCGGGCGATCTGCTGCGCAGCGTCTATCGGGCTGATGAAGATCAAATTGCACTGATCGCGCACGGCGTTCCCGACCGCCCATTTGGGCGCGCGTCGCAGTTCAAGCCGCGGTTCGGGTTTGCGGGCAAACAGGTTGCACTGACCTTCGGGCTCCTGTCTCCGGGCAAAGGGATCGAGGCGGTTATCGAGGCATTGCCTGCGATCGTCGAAGATCACCCCGACTTCCTCTATTGTATCGCGGGTGCCACGCATCCCAACCTGCTGGCGCATGAAGGCGAGGCTTATCGCGACCGGCTCGAGGCGCTCGCCGTCTCGCTCGGGGTCGATGCGCATGTCCGCTGGATTGATGCATTCATGGAAACCGATGATCTGCTCGATCTGCTCGAGGCCGCCGATATCTATATAACGCCCTATACCGGTGCGCAGCAATCGACGTCGGGCACGCTCGCCTATGCGGTGGCACTGGGCAAGGCCGTGATTTCGACGCCCTATGTCCACGCGGTCGAGCTGCTCGCTGATAATCATGGCGTGCTGGTACCCTTCAACGATAGCGAAGCGATCGCGAACGAGGTCCGCTTTCTGCTTGGCGATGCCGATCGGCTGCGCACGCTGCAGGGGCGCGCCTATGACCGCGGCCGTGACATGATCTGGCCTGCATTTGCCGAGCGAAGCTGCGCCCTGATCGCCGAAAGCCGCGTGGTGCCGAAAGCCGCGCCCATTCCCGACCGGATCGGCATCGAGGGGTTCCTTCGGATTTGCGACGACACCGGCATCCTCCAGCATAGCGTTCACATGATCCCCGACCGTGCGCATGGCTATTGCGTCGATGACAATGCACGCGCTCTGATGCTGATGCATCGGCTCGGCGAAGACGCGCTCGGCAGGTGCGGCCAGCTAGCCACGGTCTTTGCGGCCTTTGTGCAGCATGCGTGGAACCCGGACCGGGGCGAATTTCGCAACTTCATGGGCTTCGGAGGCAACTGGCTCGAGGATGTTGGGTCCGAGGATAGCTGTGGACGAACCCTCTGGGCACTCGGCGCAACGGCGCGCGATGCCCGCGATCCGGGGCTGCGGCAGTGGGCGCTTGAGCTGTTCGAGCGCACTGCGGCGTCCGCGCTGGATTTCGGGTCGCCGCGCGCAATCGCTTTCGCGTTGCTCGGCGCCGACTTCGTGCTTGCCGGGCATCCCGAACATGATCTGGCGAACCGGCTATTGCGCAGCGGCGCTGAGCGGCTGAACGCGCTATACGGAGCCGCAGCGCGGCCGGATTGGCAATGGTTCGAACCGGTGCTCGCCTACGATAATTGCCGCCTGCCCGAAGCGATGCTTCGCGCGGGAGTGCGGCTGGAGCGCGCGGACGTCACCGCGTGCGGGGTCGCGACGCTTCGGTGGATCAACGACCTTCAGATTGCGCCCCATGGTCATTATCGCCCGATCGGGTCCGACTGCTTCGGTCAGGCCTACGCGCTACCGCGGCCGTTCGACCAGCAGCCGCTTGAAGTTTGGGCGGCGATCGACGCGGCTTCAGCCGCCTATGACGTGACCGGCGACGATATCTGGCTGGCGCATGCGCGGCGTGCTTATGAATGGTTTACCGGAGCCAATGATCGCGGTGTGATTGTCGGCGATGTGCTCACGGGCACCAGCAAGGACGGCATAAATCCGCGCGGGCTCAATCTCAATGAGGGTGCGGAGTCGGTTCTCGCCTATCAGCATGCGACCTATTCCATTCGGGATTTCATCCGCAAAGTCGACTGA